The Streptomyces sp. NBC_01268 genome window below encodes:
- a CDS encoding response regulator transcription factor produces the protein MTIRVIIVDDQAMVRAGFAALLAAQPDIDVVGEAPDGRQGVDVARSTHPDVVLMDVRMPELDGLAAAREILNPPPGVVHRPKVLMLTTFDVDDYVYEALRAGASGFLLKDAPPADLIAAVRVVAAGDALLAPSVTRRLIADFAASKPAPRADRAALRLNGLTPRETEVLELIARGLSNQEIADHLVLAEQTVKTHIGRVLAKLDLRDRAQAVVFAYESGLVTPGQGR, from the coding sequence GTGACCATCCGTGTGATCATCGTCGACGACCAGGCCATGGTGCGGGCGGGGTTCGCCGCGCTGCTCGCCGCGCAGCCCGACATCGACGTGGTGGGCGAGGCGCCGGACGGGCGGCAGGGCGTGGACGTGGCCCGCTCCACCCACCCGGACGTGGTCCTCATGGACGTACGGATGCCGGAGCTCGACGGGCTCGCGGCGGCGCGGGAGATCCTGAACCCGCCGCCGGGCGTGGTCCACCGCCCCAAGGTGCTGATGCTCACCACCTTCGACGTGGACGACTACGTGTACGAGGCGCTGCGCGCCGGCGCCTCCGGCTTCCTCCTGAAGGACGCGCCCCCGGCCGACCTGATCGCGGCGGTCCGGGTGGTGGCGGCCGGCGACGCGCTGCTCGCGCCCTCGGTGACCCGGCGGCTGATCGCCGACTTCGCCGCCTCGAAGCCCGCGCCGCGCGCCGACCGTGCGGCCCTGCGCCTCAACGGGCTGACCCCGCGCGAGACGGAGGTCCTCGAACTGATCGCCCGGGGCCTGTCGAACCAGGAGATCGCCGATCACCTGGTGCTCGCCGAGCAGACCGTGAAGACCCACATCGGCCGGGTGCTGGCCAAGCTGGACCTGCGGGACCGGGCACAGGCGGTCGTCTTCGCGTACGAGTCGGGGCTCGTGACGCCCGGTCAGGGGCGCTAG
- a CDS encoding aldo/keto reductase has protein sequence MSSSNGRIGTVRLGAGQDGPEIGVQGFGAMGISEFYGDTDETAARDTLDAALEAGVTLIDTADVYGQGANEEFLAPFVAAHRDEIVLATKFAIERRADDPFYRGVRNDRAYIRNAVEASLRRLGVETIDLYYMHRRDPGVPFAESVGAMAELVREGKVRHLGLSEVTGAELREAYTVHPIAALQSEWSLFSRDVERSAVGAAAELGVTFVPYSPLGRGFLTGAFADASKELSDADFRRHQPRFSGENAARNAALLAPVRTIAEEHAATPAQIALAWVQQRAAVHGLDVVPIPGTRKRSRLTENAAATRITLTESQLAALEPIADRVAGDRYPDMTFTSAAREG, from the coding sequence ATGAGCAGCAGCAACGGCAGGATCGGCACCGTACGGCTCGGCGCCGGCCAGGACGGACCGGAGATCGGCGTCCAGGGCTTCGGCGCCATGGGCATCAGCGAGTTCTACGGCGACACCGACGAGACGGCCGCCCGCGACACCCTCGACGCGGCCCTGGAAGCCGGCGTCACCCTCATCGACACCGCCGACGTCTACGGGCAGGGCGCCAACGAGGAGTTCCTCGCCCCCTTCGTCGCCGCGCACCGCGACGAGATCGTCCTCGCCACCAAGTTCGCCATCGAGCGGCGGGCCGACGACCCGTTCTACCGGGGCGTCCGCAACGACCGCGCGTACATCCGCAACGCGGTGGAGGCGAGCCTGCGCCGCCTCGGCGTCGAGACCATCGACCTCTACTACATGCACCGCCGCGACCCGGGCGTCCCCTTCGCCGAGTCCGTCGGCGCGATGGCCGAGCTCGTCCGGGAGGGCAAGGTCCGGCACCTGGGCCTGAGCGAGGTGACCGGGGCCGAGCTGCGCGAGGCCTACACGGTGCACCCGATCGCCGCGCTCCAGTCGGAGTGGTCGCTGTTCTCCCGCGACGTCGAGCGCAGCGCCGTCGGCGCCGCCGCCGAACTCGGCGTGACCTTCGTCCCCTACTCGCCGCTCGGCCGGGGCTTCCTCACCGGCGCGTTCGCCGACGCCTCCAAGGAGCTGTCCGACGCGGACTTCCGCCGGCACCAGCCCCGCTTCAGCGGCGAGAACGCGGCCCGGAACGCGGCCCTGCTCGCCCCGGTCCGGACGATCGCCGAGGAGCACGCGGCGACGCCCGCGCAGATCGCCCTCGCCTGGGTCCAGCAGCGCGCCGCCGTGCACGGCCTGGACGTCGTCCCCATCCCGGGCACCCGCAAGCGCTCCCGCCTGACGGAGAACGCGGCCGCCACCCGGATCACCCTCACCGAGTCCCAGCTCGCCGCCCTGGAGCCGATCGCCGACCGGGTGGCGGGCGACCGCTACCCCGACATGACGTTCACGTCGGCGGCGCGGGAGGGCTGA
- a CDS encoding MerR family transcriptional regulator: MSLIESTTPPVRKDRYTISEVAALTGLSAHTLRWYERIGLMPHVDRSHTGQRRFTGRDLDWLAFVGKLRLTGMSVADMVRYAELVRDGDHTHPERRALLETTRRDVLTRIAELQDTLAVLDLKIGYYGNQATTCGEATS; this comes from the coding sequence ATGAGCTTGATCGAGAGCACGACACCGCCGGTGCGGAAGGACCGCTACACGATCAGCGAGGTGGCCGCCCTGACCGGACTCTCGGCACACACCCTGCGCTGGTACGAGCGGATCGGCCTCATGCCGCACGTCGACCGTTCGCACACCGGCCAGCGCCGCTTCACCGGGCGGGACCTGGACTGGCTGGCCTTCGTCGGCAAGCTGCGGCTGACCGGGATGTCGGTGGCCGACATGGTGCGGTACGCGGAGCTCGTCCGCGACGGCGATCACACCCACCCCGAGCGGCGCGCGCTCCTGGAGACCACCCGGCGCGACGTCCTGACCCGGATCGCCGAGCTGCAGGACACCCTCGCCGTGCTCGACCTCAAGATCGGCTACTACGGCAACCAAGCGACCACATGCGGAGAGGCCACCTCATGA
- a CDS encoding acyltransferase family protein, protein MSSPQTLVRRIEAGTPAHRDRAIDGLRALALLAVPTGHWLLGGFTLSADGAIHNASPLSAFGGLAPASWILQMLGIFFLVGGYASVLSFRRHQGPVRDWLKARLARLGRPVLGVTAVWAALLPLLHYGFGVPGDTLRTASTLVVQPLWFVGVYSVVTALTPYCVRAARRLGVWAAAPLLGSVAVVDLLRYGPYADAMPSWLSLLNILPGWLFAYQLGVSWGEGRVTRRHAWGLLAGGAALFAVLLVWCGYPASMVGVPGEARTNSHPPSLLVLALAATQSGAAILLRDRLGKLLRKPALWAPVVVINLSAMTILCWHQTAMLTAAIPASYAGEITGLVGAPDSVGWILARLAWMPVFAGLLVLIGRYARGFESPWSRTGAARRALAGVLAAGFAVFALGLA, encoded by the coding sequence ATGAGCTCGCCGCAGACCCTGGTCCGGCGCATCGAGGCCGGTACGCCCGCCCACCGCGACCGCGCGATCGACGGGCTGCGCGCCCTCGCGCTGCTCGCCGTGCCCACCGGGCACTGGCTGCTCGGCGGCTTCACGCTCTCCGCCGACGGCGCGATCCACAACGCCAGCCCGCTCTCCGCCTTCGGCGGCCTCGCCCCGGCCAGCTGGATCCTCCAGATGCTGGGCATCTTCTTCCTGGTCGGCGGCTACGCCTCGGTGCTCTCCTTCCGACGCCACCAGGGCCCGGTCCGCGACTGGCTCAAGGCCCGGCTCGCCCGGCTCGGACGCCCGGTGCTCGGCGTCACCGCCGTGTGGGCGGCGCTGCTGCCGCTGCTGCACTACGGGTTCGGCGTGCCGGGCGACACCCTGCGGACGGCGTCGACGCTGGTCGTGCAGCCGCTGTGGTTCGTGGGCGTCTACTCGGTCGTCACCGCGCTCACCCCGTACTGCGTCCGGGCCGCCCGCCGGCTCGGCGTGTGGGCGGCGGCCCCGCTGCTCGGTTCCGTCGCCGTCGTCGACCTGCTGCGCTACGGGCCGTACGCCGACGCCATGCCGTCCTGGCTGAGCCTCCTCAACATCCTGCCCGGCTGGCTCTTCGCCTATCAGCTCGGCGTCTCCTGGGGCGAGGGCCGGGTCACCCGCCGGCACGCCTGGGGGCTGCTGGCCGGCGGCGCCGCGCTCTTCGCCGTGCTCCTGGTGTGGTGCGGGTACCCCGCGTCCATGGTCGGCGTCCCCGGCGAGGCCCGCACCAACTCGCACCCGCCGTCGCTGCTGGTGCTCGCCCTCGCCGCCACGCAGAGCGGCGCCGCGATCCTGCTGCGGGACCGGCTCGGGAAGCTGCTCCGCAAGCCCGCTCTGTGGGCGCCGGTCGTCGTGATCAACCTGTCCGCGATGACGATCCTGTGCTGGCACCAGACGGCGATGCTGACCGCCGCGATCCCCGCCTCGTACGCGGGGGAGATCACCGGTCTGGTCGGGGCGCCCGACTCGGTCGGCTGGATCCTGGCGCGGCTGGCCTGGATGCCGGTGTTCGCCGGGCTGCTCGTCCTGATCGGGCGGTACGCCCGGGGCTTCGAGTCCCCGTGGAGCCGGACCGGCGCCGCCAGGCGCGCCCTCGCGGGCGTCCTGGCGGCGGGGTTCGCGGTCTTCGCGCTGGGGCTGGCGTGA
- a CDS encoding alpha/beta hydrolase — MRRFTRTLVAAALTATVVAGTAGWASGSSQQPVTGAPVGTAQWRADGLPDPERMTPAQVAAYFGSLTPRRQRELAAAHPTVVGNLDGAPPALRYAANARATGAGFAGQQVLAYDPRGRGQAVLVYGDLTKAAHVSVIVPGSDIDAGNLAPLTRKATALREATGGRTAVVAWAGYTTPVGVGLDAATGGLAEVGAGRLTRFAEGLAAVGAAEPSVFCHSYGSVVCGLAAHDMKAEDLVVLGSPGMRTDNAAALGTDARVWAAKDPTDWIDRIPHVEVAGLGHGTDPTAPEFGARRIDAADAEGHDGYFAPGTASLRTFAAIAEGVAR, encoded by the coding sequence ATGCGCCGCTTCACGAGGACCCTGGTCGCCGCCGCGCTCACCGCGACCGTGGTGGCCGGGACCGCAGGCTGGGCTTCCGGCAGCAGCCAGCAACCCGTGACGGGTGCGCCGGTCGGGACCGCGCAGTGGCGGGCCGACGGGCTGCCCGATCCGGAGCGCATGACGCCCGCTCAGGTCGCCGCGTACTTCGGCTCCCTGACCCCCCGGCGGCAGCGGGAGCTGGCCGCCGCCCACCCCACCGTCGTCGGCAACCTCGACGGCGCCCCGCCCGCGCTGCGCTACGCGGCCAACGCCCGGGCCACCGGGGCCGGGTTCGCCGGGCAGCAGGTCCTCGCCTACGACCCGCGGGGGCGCGGCCAGGCGGTCCTCGTCTACGGCGACCTGACGAAGGCCGCGCACGTGTCCGTGATCGTGCCGGGGTCCGACATCGACGCGGGCAACCTCGCACCGCTCACCCGCAAGGCCACCGCCCTGCGCGAGGCCACCGGCGGCCGGACCGCCGTCGTCGCCTGGGCCGGCTACACCACGCCCGTCGGGGTCGGCCTCGACGCCGCCACCGGGGGGCTCGCCGAGGTCGGCGCCGGGCGGCTCACCCGCTTCGCCGAGGGGCTGGCCGCCGTCGGCGCCGCCGAGCCCTCGGTCTTCTGCCACAGCTACGGGTCCGTCGTCTGCGGGCTCGCCGCGCACGACATGAAGGCCGAGGACCTCGTCGTCCTCGGCTCCCCCGGGATGCGCACCGACAACGCCGCCGCCCTCGGTACCGACGCCCGGGTGTGGGCCGCCAAGGACCCCACCGACTGGATCGACCGGATACCCCACGTCGAGGTGGCCGGCCTCGGTCACGGCACCGACCCCACCGCCCCGGAGTTCGGCGCGCGCCGGATCGACGCCGCCGACGCGGAGGGCCACGACGGCTACTTCGCCCCCGGGACCGCGTCCCTGCGCACCTTCGCCGCCATCGCCGAGGGGGTCGCCCGATGA
- a CDS encoding serine hydrolase domain-containing protein: MQTLASIENWPVPTAAAAVVRADGTLAGAHGPTGRRFPLASVTKPLAAYAVLVAYEEGAIDLDEAAGPEGATVRHLLAHTSGLAFDENRVMAAPGARRIYSNTGFEVLGDHVAKATDIPFAEYLHQAVLEPLGMTATTLEGSPAKDGVSTVDDLVRFAAEVQAPRLLDARTVLDAMTVTYPGLTGILPGYGHQKPNDWGLGFEIRDGKSPHWTGASSSPRTFGHFGQSGTFLWIDPDAGAACVALTDRPFGAWAVEAWPPFTDAVLAELRSA; the protein is encoded by the coding sequence CTGCAGACCCTGGCGTCGATCGAGAACTGGCCCGTCCCCACCGCCGCGGCCGCCGTCGTCCGCGCGGACGGCACCCTGGCCGGCGCGCACGGCCCCACCGGCCGGCGCTTCCCGCTGGCCTCGGTCACCAAGCCGCTCGCGGCGTACGCCGTCCTCGTCGCGTACGAGGAGGGGGCGATCGACCTCGACGAGGCGGCCGGGCCCGAGGGCGCCACCGTGCGGCACCTGCTCGCGCACACCTCCGGGCTCGCCTTCGACGAGAACCGGGTCATGGCGGCGCCCGGCGCCCGCCGGATCTACTCCAACACCGGATTCGAGGTGCTCGGCGACCATGTCGCCAAGGCCACCGACATCCCGTTCGCCGAGTACCTGCACCAGGCGGTCCTGGAGCCGCTCGGCATGACCGCGACGACGCTGGAGGGCTCGCCCGCCAAGGACGGCGTGTCGACCGTCGACGACCTGGTGCGCTTCGCCGCCGAGGTGCAGGCGCCGCGACTGCTCGACGCGCGGACGGTGCTGGACGCGATGACCGTGACGTACCCCGGCCTCACCGGCATCCTGCCGGGCTACGGGCATCAGAAGCCCAACGACTGGGGCCTCGGCTTCGAGATCCGCGACGGCAAGTCGCCGCACTGGACGGGCGCCTCGTCCTCGCCGCGCACCTTCGGGCACTTCGGCCAGTCCGGGACCTTCCTGTGGATCGACCCGGACGCCGGTGCGGCCTGCGTGGCGCTCACCGACCGGCCCTTCGGCGCGTGGGCGGTCGAGGCGTGGCCGCCGTTCACGGACGCGGTCCTCGCGGAGCTGCGGAGCGCCTGA